The following coding sequences are from one Candidatus Borkfalkia ceftriaxoniphila window:
- a CDS encoding GntR family transcriptional regulator: MKSKSEQLEEYLLSEIRNRVYKAGDKLPSETRLQQKFGISRVTIRNSLKKLTDQGYIYSVKGCGWFVSGSISERLYQSPQNDALKKIGIVFPHKIEFFKSLYTFLQTECKSNGFQWEFFFNTSIQSEKNAFDFFVKEKFDAVILSPNREYFDNTYKNFEILYRNKMPFIMIGKPPNNIFCNAVYYDDIAGCISLVRELYYRKCKNIIHVTSLYCDQEAVRERREGYIYGMKKFYPNSPHLILNVNISNFKQDFSGFIENFEGRLGIILHDNAEYPSIHAILQSYAQEKDIVLVGFNAPPEMKGKEKISSIEHNISQLAQKSVDLLSYNFFNKTSAEEIRHVVLKPQIFIR; this comes from the coding sequence ATGAAAAGCAAATCGGAACAACTGGAAGAATATCTGCTTTCGGAGATACGGAACCGCGTATATAAGGCGGGCGACAAATTACCTTCGGAAACCAGATTGCAGCAGAAATTCGGGATCAGCAGAGTCACGATCCGGAACTCTTTGAAAAAACTGACGGACCAGGGATATATTTATTCCGTAAAAGGGTGCGGTTGGTTCGTCAGCGGATCGATCAGCGAACGTTTGTATCAATCGCCGCAAAACGACGCCTTGAAAAAGATCGGGATCGTATTTCCGCATAAGATAGAATTTTTCAAAAGTTTATATACGTTTCTGCAGACCGAATGCAAGAGCAACGGTTTTCAATGGGAATTTTTCTTTAACACTTCCATTCAGAGCGAAAAAAACGCCTTCGATTTTTTCGTAAAAGAAAAATTCGACGCCGTGATCCTGTCGCCGAACCGTGAATATTTTGACAATACATACAAAAACTTTGAAATTCTGTATCGGAACAAAATGCCCTTTATCATGATCGGAAAACCGCCGAATAATATTTTTTGCAACGCCGTATATTACGACGATATTGCGGGGTGTATTTCTCTCGTAAGAGAATTATATTACCGAAAATGTAAAAATATCATTCACGTGACCTCATTGTACTGCGACCAGGAAGCCGTGCGCGAACGCCGCGAAGGTTATATTTACGGCATGAAAAAATTTTACCCGAACAGTCCGCATCTGATCCTGAACGTGAATATCTCCAATTTCAAGCAGGATTTCAGCGGTTTTATCGAAAATTTCGAGGGAAGGCTCGGTATCATCCTGCACGACAATGCCGAATATCCCTCCATTCACGCCATTTTGCAAAGTTACGCGCAGGAAAAAGATATCGTTTTAGTGGGATTCAACGCCCCGCCCGAGATGAAAGGCAAAGAAAAAATTTCCAGCATCGAACACAATATTTCGCAGTTGGCGCAAAAATCCGTAGACCTTTTGTCCTATAATTTTTTCAATAAAACTTCCGCGGAAGAAATCCGCCATGTGGTTTTGAAACCGCAGATATTCATACGATGA
- a CDS encoding DUF1848 domain-containing protein, translating into MILNTGARTDTVNYYAEWLLNRFREGYVLARNPLFPNKVTRYELCPDKIDAVLFCSKNYAPILTRLREITDAYRTYFHYTITAYGRDVEPNVPDIRTSMQTLIELSKIVGRKKIAWRYDPVLLTEKYTIARHLETFAYMAETLAPYIDRCIFSFVEMYKKLTVNMPELIALTESDKERLAEGLGGIAKKFGIRIQTCGTNGDYSCYGIRSSGCATLEILANANGCEFRERKHKGLREGCHCIESRDIGAYDTCLNGCKYCYANKDMAKVRENFKRHDPRSPLLLGNLLPTDEVTQGAQKSFLKSSFVQSSLFESD; encoded by the coding sequence ATGATCTTAAATACGGGCGCGAGGACGGACACCGTCAACTATTATGCCGAATGGCTTTTAAACAGATTCCGTGAGGGTTATGTTCTGGCGAGAAATCCCCTGTTTCCGAACAAAGTCACGCGCTATGAATTGTGTCCCGATAAGATAGACGCGGTGTTGTTCTGTTCAAAAAATTATGCGCCTATTCTGACTCGCCTCAGAGAAATTACCGACGCATACCGAACGTATTTCCACTATACCATTACCGCCTACGGCAGAGACGTGGAGCCGAACGTGCCCGATATCCGAACGAGCATGCAAACACTGATCGAACTATCGAAAATCGTTGGCAGAAAAAAGATCGCGTGGCGGTACGATCCCGTACTGCTGACGGAAAAATATACGATCGCGCGGCATCTGGAAACGTTTGCGTATATGGCGGAAACGCTGGCGCCGTATATCGACCGCTGCATTTTCAGTTTTGTCGAAATGTACAAAAAACTGACGGTCAATATGCCCGAACTCATCGCCTTGACCGAGTCCGACAAGGAACGGCTCGCCGAGGGACTGGGCGGCATTGCGAAAAAGTTTGGAATCCGCATACAGACGTGCGGTACCAACGGAGATTATTCGTGCTACGGCATACGTTCTTCGGGCTGCGCCACTTTGGAAATTCTCGCAAACGCCAACGGCTGCGAATTTCGGGAACGCAAGCATAAGGGCCTGCGCGAGGGTTGTCACTGCATCGAAAGCCGCGATATCGGCGCTTACGATACTTGTCTCAACGGCTGTAAATACTGCTACGCAAACAAAGATATGGCAAAGGTCAGAGAAAACTTCAAACGCCACGACCCGCGCTCACCCCTCCTGCTCGGCAATCTTTTGCCCACGGACGAGGTGACGCAGGGCGCGCAGAAAAGTTTTTTGAAATCCTCCTTCGTGCAAAGTTCCCTGTTCGAATCAGATTAG
- a CDS encoding carbohydrate kinase family protein, translating into MIICVGEILADLIGREHDGIFSYDRFAGGAPFNVACGLKKLGAACGFYGSVGDDLVGDFLISFAERQNFDFLEIRKDNERNTTLAFVELDKGGERRFSFYRKNTADYILQSAAAEKIAKIADIVHIGSVPLSKEEGRAFADEQILRARAHGKKVSFDVNYREDLFAGAAEAADVYRKYIENADIVKFSEDELTLFYPESTQEEALLKASSGGKTVFLTLGGKGSAAAFRGGIVRAETLRVRPVDTTGAGDAFFAGVLSALDEGETDLSRVLRRGNVCGALTTLSRGAVDAFPDKKTLEKALAEN; encoded by the coding sequence ATGATCATTTGCGTAGGAGAAATATTGGCGGATCTCATCGGAAGAGAGCATGACGGGATCTTTTCGTACGACAGGTTTGCAGGCGGCGCGCCCTTCAACGTTGCGTGCGGGCTGAAAAAACTGGGCGCCGCATGCGGATTTTACGGCAGCGTGGGCGACGACCTCGTCGGCGATTTCCTCATCTCGTTCGCCGAACGGCAGAATTTCGATTTTCTGGAAATCAGGAAGGACAACGAACGCAACACCACGCTTGCTTTTGTGGAACTGGACAAGGGCGGGGAGCGCCGCTTTTCCTTTTACCGAAAAAACACCGCCGATTATATATTGCAGTCCGCGGCGGCGGAAAAGATCGCGAAAATCGCGGATATCGTGCATATCGGCTCCGTGCCCCTCTCGAAGGAGGAGGGCCGCGCTTTCGCCGACGAACAGATCTTACGCGCCCGCGCGCATGGTAAAAAAGTGAGTTTTGACGTAAATTACCGCGAAGATCTCTTTGCAGGCGCGGCGGAGGCGGCGGATGTTTACCGAAAATATATCGAAAACGCGGATATCGTCAAGTTTTCCGAAGACGAGTTGACGCTCTTTTATCCCGAATCGACGCAGGAAGAGGCGCTTTTAAAAGCGTCCTCCGGCGGAAAGACGGTCTTTTTGACGCTGGGCGGCAAGGGAAGCGCTGCGGCGTTTCGGGGCGGGATCGTGCGCGCGGAAACGCTGCGCGTGCGGCCCGTAGATACAACGGGCGCGGGCGACGCCTTTTTCGCGGGTGTTTTGAGCGCGCTGGACGAGGGCGAAACGGATCTTTCTCGCGTGCTTCGCCGCGGCAACGTATGCGGCGCGCTCACCACGCTCTCCCGCGGCGCCGTCGACGCGTTTCCCGATAAAAAAACGCTGGAAAAAGCGCTCGCCGAAAACTGA
- a CDS encoding PocR ligand-binding domain-containing protein — protein MNLKNANLKNILNFKELEKLFRNYANTSGLDVALYDLNGEEQLCVRKNDSICNLIKDNHSCREKIVYSGKKAQELGSGYIYETPCGLIMCITPVVVEGEAIGYITSGPVILWENDEFFEDEFREKCAELGVNLDADFDFSKIRQVACENMTSVSEMLMTLVNYMVIEEKKYLEQRLELSRLNLERMKAAREMQIRESSQPRYNKYPIELEKELIAYVQLGDRNKAKNIINRFLNEIFSFASGDLEIIKAKLYEFCAFLSRSAVEAGAPLASLTDIIKKNSKLLLDNTDFPDLCRGTVEILDDFLDVVYKSRGKKNTSEHLAKAIRFINAHYAEDINLDSLAQEVFVSTYYLSHLFRREMGVTFSDYLAKVRVEKAKALLMEGVSVESTSERVGYNDSNYFIKIFKKYVGVTPAKYRKSLN, from the coding sequence ATGAATTTAAAAAATGCGAATCTGAAAAATATCCTTAACTTCAAAGAACTTGAAAAACTGTTCCGCAATTATGCGAATACGAGCGGTTTGGACGTCGCTCTTTACGATTTAAACGGTGAAGAGCAACTTTGCGTACGGAAAAACGATTCTATCTGCAATCTCATCAAGGACAACCATTCCTGCCGCGAAAAGATCGTGTACAGCGGCAAAAAAGCGCAGGAACTGGGCAGCGGCTATATCTATGAAACGCCGTGCGGGCTGATCATGTGCATCACCCCCGTGGTGGTGGAGGGAGAAGCGATCGGCTATATCACGTCGGGGCCCGTCATTTTGTGGGAAAACGACGAGTTTTTCGAGGATGAATTCCGCGAAAAGTGCGCGGAACTCGGCGTAAACCTCGATGCGGACTTCGATTTTTCCAAGATCAGACAGGTCGCCTGCGAAAACATGACCAGCGTTTCGGAAATGCTGATGACGCTCGTCAACTACATGGTCATCGAGGAGAAAAAATATCTCGAACAGCGGCTGGAACTTTCGCGCCTCAACCTCGAACGGATGAAGGCGGCGCGCGAAATGCAGATCCGCGAGTCGAGCCAGCCGCGCTATAACAAATATCCCATCGAACTGGAAAAGGAACTCATCGCTTACGTACAGTTGGGGGATCGGAATAAGGCGAAAAACATCATCAACCGCTTTTTAAACGAAATTTTTTCTTTCGCGAGCGGCGATCTGGAGATCATCAAGGCGAAACTGTACGAATTCTGTGCCTTTTTATCGCGCAGCGCCGTCGAGGCGGGCGCTCCCCTTGCCTCGCTGACGGATATCATCAAAAAGAATTCCAAACTTTTGCTGGACAATACGGATTTTCCCGATTTGTGCCGCGGTACGGTGGAAATTCTGGACGATTTTCTCGACGTGGTGTATAAGAGCCGCGGCAAGAAGAATACGAGCGAGCATCTCGCAAAAGCGATCCGCTTTATCAACGCGCATTACGCCGAGGACATCAACCTCGACAGCCTTGCGCAGGAAGTGTTCGTTAGCACCTATTACCTGAGCCATCTGTTCCGCCGCGAAATGGGGGTCACGTTCAGCGATTATCTCGCCAAAGTGCGTGTGGAAAAGGCAAAAGCGCTCTTAATGGAGGGTGTTTCGGTGGAATCCACGTCCGAGCGCGTGGGGTATAACGACAGCAATTATTTCATCAAAATTTTTAAAAAATACGTCGGCGTCACGCCCGCGAAATACAGAAAGAGTTTAAACTGA
- a CDS encoding DUF2284 domain-containing protein → MRTTIDKILQAANGRIHQWAVVEVKDIEFSEEVVAACRANYCGNYNKSWMCPPHVGTLEELKSRYTAYRYAFVFTTRHEVEDSFDIEGMFAARLVHDEVEDLIRPCLPENARVLGAGGCNVCKKCAYPEPCRFPEKAKSSVEACGINVVSLAKTAKINYTNGENTVTYFSVVFLNCK, encoded by the coding sequence ATGCGTACGACGATTGACAAGATCCTGCAAGCGGCAAACGGACGTATCCACCAATGGGCGGTGGTCGAGGTGAAAGATATCGAATTTTCCGAAGAGGTGGTCGCAGCCTGCCGCGCCAATTACTGCGGCAATTATAACAAGTCCTGGATGTGCCCGCCCCACGTGGGCACGCTCGAAGAACTGAAATCCAGATATACGGCGTACCGCTATGCGTTCGTGTTCACGACCAGACACGAGGTGGAGGACAGTTTCGATATCGAGGGAATGTTCGCCGCGCGGCTCGTGCACGACGAAGTCGAGGATCTCATCCGTCCCTGTCTTCCCGAAAATGCGCGCGTTTTAGGCGCGGGCGGGTGCAACGTATGCAAGAAATGCGCCTATCCCGAACCCTGCCGTTTTCCCGAAAAGGCAAAATCTTCTGTGGAAGCGTGCGGAATCAACGTGGTATCCCTTGCCAAAACCGCAAAAATCAATTATACTAATGGCGAGAATACCGTCACGTATTTTTCCGTAGTATTCTTGAATTGCAAATGA
- a CDS encoding ASKHA domain-containing protein: MIVKVLSGGNTRELECEKGENLLALLQRHGYHITARCGGRGSCGKCKVKVLQGAFENQREDFVLSCLATVGNDCAVEVFETEGGGLTYARAALSAADGEEGFGVALDIGTTTMAFSLVDLKTGAEIETSGVLNSQGAYGADVISRIVSANEGNAAALQRCVLDQTRDMLHTFMQKYSLPTLKRLAVCGNTTMLHLFLQKSVKGIGQYPFTAEFLDIVRLSGAELSLPVEEIVLLPSVAAYLGADIVAGGLAANLSAGNDLLVDIGTNGEMLLHVDGKFLSTSTAAGPCFEGANIECGTGGVSGAIDSVCRKDGKLEYTTIGGAPAVGICGAGLVDAIALMLRENVIDGTGAFTGDEERFYLSENVYISQKDVRNFQLAKSAIYAGIRVLLQRAGLDFEKVDRLYIAGGLGFYLDRDNAVEVGLLPEELKDKIEVIGNSALAGTKMCLCAAKNLERAQELARGAEYIDLSADAAFMDEYISNMNFGESDAYDD; encoded by the coding sequence ATGATCGTAAAAGTTCTCTCGGGCGGCAATACGCGCGAATTGGAGTGCGAAAAAGGGGAAAATCTTCTCGCGCTTTTGCAAAGACACGGCTATCATATCACGGCGCGCTGCGGCGGCCGCGGCAGTTGCGGCAAGTGTAAAGTGAAAGTTTTGCAGGGCGCGTTCGAGAACCAACGGGAAGATTTCGTCCTTTCCTGTCTGGCGACCGTCGGGAACGACTGCGCGGTGGAAGTTTTCGAAACCGAGGGCGGCGGGCTCACCTACGCGCGCGCGGCGCTGTCCGCGGCGGACGGGGAAGAGGGGTTCGGCGTCGCGCTGGACATCGGCACCACGACGATGGCTTTTTCGCTCGTCGATCTGAAAACGGGCGCGGAGATCGAAACTTCGGGCGTTTTGAACAGCCAGGGCGCCTACGGAGCGGACGTCATCAGCCGCATCGTCAGCGCGAATGAGGGCAACGCCGCGGCATTGCAACGGTGCGTCTTGGATCAGACGCGCGATATGCTGCATACATTCATGCAGAAATATTCGTTGCCGACCTTAAAACGGCTCGCCGTGTGCGGCAATACGACCATGCTGCATCTGTTTTTGCAAAAGAGCGTTAAAGGCATCGGGCAGTATCCCTTTACCGCCGAATTTCTCGATATCGTGCGCCTTTCGGGCGCGGAATTGTCCTTACCCGTCGAAGAAATCGTCCTTTTGCCATCTGTTGCGGCGTATCTCGGCGCGGATATCGTTGCGGGCGGGCTCGCGGCAAACCTTTCCGCTGGCAACGATCTTTTGGTGGATATCGGCACGAACGGAGAAATGCTTTTGCACGTTGACGGCAAATTTCTTTCTACCTCCACGGCGGCGGGCCCCTGTTTCGAGGGCGCCAACATCGAATGCGGCACGGGCGGCGTGTCGGGCGCGATCGACAGCGTATGCCGCAAGGACGGAAAACTCGAATACACGACCATCGGCGGCGCGCCCGCCGTCGGTATCTGCGGCGCGGGGCTGGTGGACGCGATCGCTTTGATGCTGCGCGAAAACGTCATAGACGGGACGGGCGCTTTCACGGGCGACGAAGAGCGCTTTTATCTTTCGGAAAACGTGTACATATCGCAGAAAGACGTGCGCAATTTCCAACTCGCAAAGAGCGCGATCTACGCGGGCATCCGCGTTTTGCTGCAACGCGCGGGGTTGGATTTCGAAAAAGTCGACCGCCTGTACATTGCGGGCGGGCTCGGCTTTTATCTCGACCGCGACAACGCCGTCGAAGTGGGGCTTTTGCCCGAAGAATTGAAAGACAAGATCGAAGTGATCGGTAATTCCGCGCTTGCGGGAACGAAAATGTGTCTTTGCGCCGCAAAAAATCTGGAACGCGCGCAGGAACTCGCGCGGGGCGCGGAATACATCGACCTTTCGGCGGACGCGGCGTTTATGGACGAGTATATTTCCAATATGAATTTCGGAGAGAGCGATGCGTACGACGATTGA
- a CDS encoding corrinoid protein — MARFEEMSTLLQRGKAKDLAALVTEELANGVTPKDILTQGLIVGMGIIGEKFKNNEVFVPEVLIAARAMNAALTVLKPALAETGVEPVGTAVICTVKGDLHDIGKNLVKMMIEGTGLRVIDLGVDCDAEKVVQAVKDNNADIVCLSSLLTTTMMYQKDVIEALKAAGIRDKVKVMVGGAPVTQAFADEIGADAYTPDAASAAEKARSYFD; from the coding sequence ATGGCAAGATTTGAGGAAATGTCCACGCTTTTACAGCGCGGTAAAGCAAAGGACTTGGCGGCTCTCGTAACGGAAGAGTTGGCAAACGGCGTAACGCCCAAAGACATTCTCACCCAGGGTCTGATCGTCGGCATGGGCATCATCGGAGAAAAATTCAAGAATAACGAAGTGTTCGTTCCCGAAGTTCTCATCGCGGCAAGAGCGATGAACGCGGCGCTCACCGTTCTGAAACCCGCTTTGGCGGAAACGGGCGTGGAGCCCGTCGGCACGGCGGTCATCTGCACGGTCAAGGGCGACTTGCACGATATCGGCAAAAACCTCGTCAAGATGATGATCGAGGGCACGGGCCTTCGCGTTATCGACCTCGGCGTGGACTGCGACGCGGAAAAGGTGGTACAGGCCGTCAAAGACAACAATGCGGACATCGTCTGCCTGTCTTCGCTTCTGACGACCACGATGATGTACCAGAAAGACGTCATCGAGGCGCTCAAAGCCGCAGGCATCCGCGATAAGGTAAAAGTGATGGTGGGCGGCGCGCCCGTAACGCAGGCCTTTGCGGACGAGATCGGCGCCGATGCCTATACTCCCGACGCGGCGAGCGCGGCGGAAAAAGCGCGTTCTTATTTCGATTGA
- a CDS encoding alpha/beta hydrolase, translating to MLDKFIISCTRKLIGSSDKKRKKTQKPLDGVDVARDIMTENEPVFYDVYRDCARQGALPVIFDIHGGGWVYGDKALNDVYITHLARRGYAVVSPEYRLLADGADLKAQIKDLSDCMADAYKRREELGLDFSRAYLAGDSAGGHLATLLWSIAHSERLQALYGVQAPPFSVRAIGLSHPVPDPAAKLGGVMGANLRMLQKHFSKDPEILQNMSICRFAKEIPLPKIFLISCGKDALSPLSVDFAHWLEENGAEYVFKFYDKKDHPKLSHVFDVAFPHYEESQQAISEMLDFFEKA from the coding sequence ATGTTAGATAAATTCATAATTTCTTGCACCCGAAAACTGATCGGGAGTTCGGATAAAAAACGCAAAAAGACGCAGAAACCTCTGGACGGCGTGGACGTCGCGCGCGATATCATGACCGAAAACGAGCCTGTTTTTTACGACGTTTACCGCGACTGCGCGCGGCAAGGGGCGCTTCCCGTCATCTTCGACATTCACGGGGGCGGCTGGGTGTACGGCGACAAGGCGCTCAACGACGTGTACATAACCCATCTCGCCAGGCGCGGATACGCCGTCGTCAGCCCCGAATATCGGCTTCTCGCGGACGGCGCCGATCTGAAAGCGCAAATCAAAGACCTTTCCGACTGCATGGCGGACGCCTATAAAAGGAGGGAAGAACTCGGGTTGGATTTTTCGCGCGCATACCTCGCGGGCGATTCGGCGGGAGGACATCTCGCGACGCTCCTTTGGTCGATCGCGCACAGCGAACGGTTGCAGGCGCTGTACGGCGTGCAGGCGCCGCCCTTTTCCGTGCGCGCGATCGGGCTTTCGCATCCCGTGCCCGATCCTGCCGCAAAACTCGGCGGCGTGATGGGCGCGAACCTCAGAATGCTGCAAAAACATTTTTCAAAAGATCCCGAGATCCTACAAAATATGAGCATCTGCCGCTTCGCGAAGGAGATACCTCTGCCGAAAATTTTTCTGATCAGTTGCGGAAAAGACGCGCTATCTCCCCTGTCCGTGGATTTCGCGCATTGGCTGGAAGAAAACGGCGCGGAGTACGTTTTCAAATTTTACGATAAGAAAGATCATCCGAAACTCAGCCATGTTTTCGACGTGGCGTTCCCCCACTACGAAGAATCGCAGCAGGCGATCTCGGAAATGCTCGACTTTTTCGAAAAAGCATGA
- a CDS encoding 2-oxoacid:acceptor oxidoreductase family protein gives MKKFLFAGMGGQGILSMGRFWTESGLIEGKEVSYLPAYGPEMRGGTANCAVIISRTPIASPLCTKPDVLIAMNAPSLHRFAKNVVPNGLILINGNLSDGFSGRDDMRSLVLMANDLAHEAGDVRSANMVMTGALCALTGAVSERSILACLHEKFAAKPNLIGINEKAFRLGLAAADEGLKK, from the coding sequence ATGAAAAAATTTCTCTTTGCGGGCATGGGCGGTCAGGGCATTTTGAGCATGGGACGCTTTTGGACGGAGAGCGGGCTGATTGAGGGCAAGGAAGTTTCTTATCTTCCCGCTTACGGGCCTGAAATGCGCGGCGGTACGGCAAACTGCGCGGTCATCATTTCCCGCACGCCCATTGCCTCGCCCTTATGCACCAAGCCCGACGTGCTCATCGCGATGAACGCGCCCAGCCTGCACCGTTTTGCCAAAAACGTAGTCCCGAACGGGCTGATCCTCATCAACGGCAACCTTTCCGACGGTTTTTCGGGGCGCGACGACATGCGTTCTCTCGTGCTGATGGCAAACGATCTGGCGCACGAGGCGGGCGACGTGCGTTCCGCCAACATGGTAATGACGGGCGCGCTCTGCGCGCTGACAGGCGCGGTTTCCGAGCGCAGTATTCTCGCCTGCCTGCACGAAAAATTTGCCGCAAAGCCGAACCTGATCGGCATCAATGAAAAGGCGTTCCGCCTCGGCCTTGCGGCCGCAGACGAAGGCTTGAAAAAATAA
- a CDS encoding thiamine pyrophosphate-dependent enzyme gives MKVFEKTKMLTDVPLHYCPGCTHGIVHRLVAESLEELGVQEQCIGIAPVGCAVFAYDYFNCDMLEAAHGRAPAVATGVKRCHPDKMVFVYQGDGDLASIGMAETVHAAARGEHITIIFINNSIYGMTGGQMAPTTLLGQKATTCQSGRDAAVNGYPIRVCELLATLDAPYYIERVSTHDVKHVLAAKKAIKKALQFQKEGKGYSFVEVLVSCPTNWHMTPVGALEFMKEQTSRTFPLGVYRDKSKEEA, from the coding sequence ATGAAAGTATTCGAAAAGACGAAAATGCTGACCGACGTGCCCTTGCATTACTGTCCCGGCTGTACGCACGGCATCGTGCACAGGCTGGTGGCGGAAAGCCTCGAAGAATTGGGCGTACAGGAACAATGTATCGGCATCGCGCCCGTGGGGTGCGCGGTGTTCGCGTACGACTATTTCAACTGCGATATGCTGGAAGCGGCGCACGGCCGCGCCCCCGCGGTGGCGACGGGCGTCAAGCGCTGCCATCCCGACAAAATGGTGTTCGTGTATCAGGGCGACGGCGACCTTGCGAGCATCGGCATGGCGGAAACGGTCCATGCGGCGGCGCGCGGCGAGCATATCACCATCATCTTTATCAACAACAGTATTTACGGTATGACGGGCGGACAGATGGCGCCCACCACGCTGCTCGGGCAAAAGGCGACTACCTGCCAGAGCGGGCGCGACGCGGCCGTCAACGGGTATCCCATCCGCGTATGCGAACTTTTGGCGACGCTCGACGCGCCCTATTATATCGAGCGCGTTTCCACGCACGACGTAAAGCACGTTCTTGCGGCGAAAAAAGCCATCAAAAAAGCCTTGCAATTCCAGAAGGAAGGCAAGGGCTATTCGTTTGTGGAAGTGCTCGTATCCTGCCCGACGAACTGGCACATGACGCCTGTCGGCGCGTTGGAATTCATGAAAGAACAGACGTCCCGTACTTTCCCGCTCGGCGTATATCGGGATAAGTCGAAGGAGGAAGCATGA
- a CDS encoding 3-methyl-2-oxobutanoate dehydrogenase subunit VorB, whose translation MAKILLHGTEAICEGAIRNGCRAFFGYPITPQNEVPEYMSVKMPEIGGVFVQAESEIAAINMVYGAAGSGVRSMTSSSSPGISLKQEGISYIACAKIPCVIVNIMRAGPGLGGILPAQGDYFQAVKGGGHGDYRLIVLAPASVQEACDLTYLAFDLSDKYRVPAMILGDGMIGQLMEPVELPPMRALSDIPEKDWATDGAFGEKRRILNSLLIDPDTLEPHVQAMQKTYAEIAQNETRCETYLCEDAEIVLTAYGTVGRIAKSAVDALRKAGVKAGLIRPITLFPFPAEAYRAAANTAKAFLTVELSLGQMVEDVELAVGGKKPVYFFGRQGGNVMTEEEIVDAAKEALETAEGVRK comes from the coding sequence ATGGCTAAAATTTTATTACACGGCACCGAGGCGATCTGCGAAGGCGCGATCCGCAACGGCTGCCGCGCGTTTTTCGGTTATCCCATCACGCCGCAGAACGAAGTTCCCGAATATATGTCGGTCAAAATGCCCGAGATCGGGGGCGTGTTCGTACAGGCGGAAAGCGAAATCGCCGCCATCAATATGGTGTACGGCGCCGCAGGCTCGGGCGTGCGCTCGATGACGAGTTCGTCCAGCCCCGGCATCAGTTTGAAACAGGAAGGCATCTCCTACATCGCCTGCGCGAAAATTCCCTGCGTCATCGTCAATATCATGCGCGCGGGTCCCGGGCTGGGCGGCATTCTGCCCGCGCAGGGCGACTATTTTCAGGCGGTCAAGGGCGGCGGCCACGGCGATTATCGCCTCATCGTGCTCGCGCCCGCGTCCGTGCAGGAGGCGTGCGACCTCACCTATCTCGCGTTCGATCTGTCGGACAAGTACCGCGTGCCCGCCATGATCCTCGGCGACGGCATGATCGGCCAGTTGATGGAGCCCGTCGAATTGCCCCCCATGCGCGCACTTTCCGATATTCCCGAAAAAGATTGGGCGACGGACGGCGCGTTCGGCGAAAAGCGCCGCATACTCAATTCCCTTCTGATAGACCCCGACACGCTCGAACCGCACGTGCAGGCTATGCAAAAAACGTATGCCGAGATCGCGCAGAACGAAACGCGCTGCGAAACGTATCTTTGTGAGGACGCGGAAATCGTTCTGACCGCGTACGGCACGGTCGGTCGCATCGCAAAGAGCGCGGTGGACGCGCTGCGAAAAGCGGGCGTCAAGGCAGGACTCATCCGCCCGATCACCCTCTTTCCTTTCCCCGCGGAGGCATACCGCGCCGCGGCAAATACCGCCAAGGCGTTTCTCACGGTGGAACTTTCGCTCGGGCAGATGGTGGAGGACGTGGAACTCGCCGTCGGCGGCAAGAAACCCGTGTATTTCTTCGGGCGGCAGGGCGGCAACGTCATGACGGAAGAGGAGATCGTGGACGCCGCGAAAGAGGCGCTGGAAACGGCGGAAGGAGTGCGTAAATGA
- a CDS encoding 4Fe-4S dicluster domain-containing protein: protein MAFVTINEKVCKGCGLCVFSCPKKVLELSEHKLNANGYPVAEAVRMEDCIGCAFCATMCPDCAIEVDK, encoded by the coding sequence ATGGCATTTGTTACCATCAACGAAAAAGTCTGCAAGGGCTGCGGCCTTTGCGTGTTCAGCTGTCCCAAAAAAGTTTTGGAACTCAGCGAACATAAACTCAACGCCAACGGCTATCCCGTGGCGGAAGCCGTCCGCATGGAGGACTGCATCGGCTGCGCGTTCTGCGCGACGATGTGCCCCGATTGCGCCATCGAGGTGGATAAATAG